In Primulina huaijiensis isolate GDHJ02 chromosome 4, ASM1229523v2, whole genome shotgun sequence, a genomic segment contains:
- the LOC140975071 gene encoding probable transcription factor At3g04930 — translation MASNEDPAADPTAAAHIFNEDEDLLDDDDDDSSDRDEDDSASSAAAAIDLPPPTSSAAAQVTVAVPGVPDPHLKQQLPDTVVAKKPAQLDDSRKLFQRLWTDGDEIELLQGFLDYTTQRGGPHSSFNHHHHDTTAFYDQIRDKFQLDFNKNQLVEKLRRLKKKYRNVVNKFGSGKDYAFKSPHDHATFEISSKIWGTSVLNGSSSAVLAICAPAPLSMYEDDDDPGYPNFAYCQSPNPNGIDVNSKIPRPRKRNRTGAVKLEDKQQPVFNSNTSYNQPSAAPTPIAATPVAAAGTTQSVSSVIEETVKSCLSPVLKELLGNSMSSNVNPNGPFCVHGFASTLSPMPLGFAGAMSGAKMADEKWRKQQILELEVFSKRLELMQDQIKEQLLELRTMGK, via the coding sequence ATGGCTTCCAACGAAGACCCCGCCGCCGACCCCACCGCAGCGGCCCACATCTTCAACGAGGACGAGGACCTACTCGACGACGACGATGACGACAGCTCCGATCGCGACGAGGACGACTCGGCCTCATCAGCCGCCGCCGCCATCGATCTCCCTCCTCCGACATCCTCCGCGGCAGCTCAGGTCACCGTCGCGGTACCCGGCGTCCCCGATCCGCATCTCAAGCAACAGCTACCGGATACAGTTGTTGCTAAGAAACCGGCGCAGCTCGACGACTCTCGCAAGCTCTTCCAACGGCTCTGGACCGACGGTGACGAAATCGAGCTCTTGCAGGGATTTCTCGACTATACAACCCAGCGAGGCGGGCCTCACAGCTCCTTTAACCACCACCACCATGACACCACCGCTTTTTATGATCAGATCAGGGACAAATTTCAGCTCGATTTCAATAAGAATCAGCTTGTTGAGAAGCTGCGCAGGCTCAAGAAGAAGTATCGCAATGTTGTCAACAAATTTGGCTCCGGAAAAGACTACGCCTTTAAGAGCCCCCATGATCACGCTACCTTCGAAATCTCTTCCAAAATCTGGGGCACCTCTGTGCTCAATGGCTCCTCCTCCGCCGTTCTTGCCATCTGTGCCCCTGCCCCTCTTTCCATGTATGAGGATGACGACGACCCTGGCTACCCCAATTTCGCTTATTGTCAAAGCCCTAACCCTAATGGTATTGATGTAAATAGCAAAATCCCTCGGCCTAGGAAAAGAAACCGAACTGGAGCCGTGAAACTTGAGGACAAACAGCAGCCTGTTTTCAACAGTAATACTAGTTATAACCAGCCATCTGCAGCACCCACGCCAATCGCCGCCACTCCGGTGGCAGCCGCAGGGACGACACAATCTGTTTCAAGTGTGATAGAAGAGACTGTGAAGAGCTGTTTGTCCCCCGTACTCAAGGAGTTATTGGGAAATTCAATGAGTTCCAATGTAAATCCTAATGGACCTTTCTGTGTACATGGGTTTGCATCGACACTAAGCCCGATGCCTTTGGGTTTTGCTGGTGCTATGAGCGGAGCCAAAATGGCTGACGAAAAGTGGCGAAAGCAGCAGATATTGGAATTGGAGGTTTTCTCCAAGCGGTTGGAGTTGATGCAGGATCAGATCAAAGAGCAATTACTGGAACTTAGGACCATGGGGAAGTGA
- the LOC140975072 gene encoding receptor kinase-like protein Xa21: protein MTSTNNINHMFLMLFCIFFYLYFATTPATCLSNETDFAALLAFKNAVDDDPLGALKSWNETVHFCEWEGILCSQRHRGRVVSLNLRSRGLVGSLPPHLGNLSFLRAFILQNNSFYGEIPEEFGRMRRLEIVEFSNNSFTGEIPRNLSQCSNLYYLNLIDNELTGIIIPELGSMFKLEALGLTTNNLSGTIPSFIGNLTSLTRLSLSNCGLEGEIPESLVQLRRLRFINLSNNKLTGEIPYGLYNISNITVFSMGLNGLHGNIPPDIGFTLPKLRVFDLGGNYFDGLVPVSLSNASFLESIYLFLNKFTGQMPNDFHRLSALEELLIQFNGLEGDISFISSLTNCTNLESLDVSVNLLSGSLPDSIANLSRQLSQLYIGENQIQGTIPAGIENLIGLTVLDFRNNVLEGGIPWGIGKLTKLQEINMGANKLTNEIPSSLGNLTLLNRVSFKENFLYGEIPQSLSNWKNLLSLDLSSNNLNGSIPRDVISLSSISIFFNMSHNGFTGPIPLEVGSLINLKDLDLSHNRLSGPIPRTFSSCIMLQRLHLERNSLEGEIPAGLSALKGLQELDLSQNNLSGSIPSFLANELNLISLNLSFNRLQGEVPTQGVFQNGSAISLEGNDNLCGRIASLKLPPCPSTNFKKKHFSNLWKILISVLGAGAICLTLSICICIFVYRRRISQEAQYSVPSLPESFLRLSFEDLAKATDGFSEANLLGSGRFGSVYEGILEDKQMSVAVKVLNLEIKGASKSFTSECNAIRGIRHRNLLKILSVCESTDSQGNNFKALVYEFMAYGSLDKWLHNDYAKNEIESSKNLSLAQRLNIAIDVASAVEYLHNGTDSVVVHGDLKPSNILLDEHLTAHVGDFGLAKVISNICPPNETSTNSVAIKGTIGYIPPEYGMTNDISIQGDIYSCGIFLLEMITNIRPTDDAAFGGHSNLHDLVSHALQSQETDRIIPREHTDSKIKNCMTCILEIGVACSKESPKDRMQMNDVVRKLHDIQKAYLA from the exons ATGACTTCTACCAATAACATTAATCACATGTTTCTGATGTTATTCTGCATCTTCTTCTACTTGTACTTTGCCACGACTCCTGCGACTTGCTTGAGCAATGAAACGGATTTTGCAGCTCTGCTGGCGTTCAAGAACGCGGTTGATGATGATCCATTGGGGGCTCTAAAGTCATGGAATGAAACTGTACACTTTTGTGAATGGGAAGGGATTCTGTGCAGTCAAAGGCATCGAGGTCGAGTCGTATCCCTCAACTTGAGGTCCCGTGGCCTTGTGGGATCCCTTCCACCCCATTTAGGTAATCTTTCTTTTCTTAGAGCATTCATTCTGCAAAACAACAGCTTTTACGGTGAAATCCCGGAAGAATTTGGTCGTATGAGGCGTCTTGAGATCGTCGAGTTTAGTAACAACTCTTTCACTGGAGAGATACCAAGAAACCTCTCCCAGTGCTCAAATCTTTATTACCTCAATTTGATAGATAATGAACTCACAGGAATCATAATCCCGGAGCTAGGTTCTATGTTCAAACTTGAAGCTTTAGGCCTGACAACAAACAATCTCTCGGGTACTATTCCATCGTTTATAGGGAACCTAACAAGTTTAACACGACTGTCTCTGTCAAACTGTGGGTTGGAAGGAGAAATCCCGGAGTCACTTGTTCAACTCCGTCGGCTGAGATTTATCAATTTAAGTAACAACAAGCTGACTGGTGAAATTCCATATGGTCTATacaatatatcaaatataaCAGTTTTCTCAATGGGTTTGAATGGACTTCATGGAAACATCCCTCCAGATATTGGATTCACACTTCCGAAATTGCGGGTTTTTGACTTGGGAGGCAATTATTTTGATGGTCTAGTTCCTGTTTCGCTCTCAAATGCTTCCTTTCTTGAAAGTATATacttgtttttaaataaatttactgGGCAAATGCCAAATGATTTCCACCGGCTTTCGGCCCTTGAAGAACTTCTCATCCAGTTTAATGGTTTGGAGGGAGATATTAGCTTTATATCATCTTTGACAAATTGTACTAACCTTGAATCATTAGATGTCTCTGTTAATCTTTTGAGCGGTTCATTGCCAGACTCCATTGCGAATCTTTCAAGGCAACTTAGCCAGCTGTATATAGGAGAAAATCAAATACAGGGAACAATTCCTGCTGGTATTGAAAACCTTATCGGACTTACTGTACTTGATTTTCGAAACAATGTCCTTGAAGGTGGTATTCCTTGGGGCATTGGGAAACTAACCAAGTTGCAAGAGATCAACATGGGAGCGAATAAATTGACAAATGAGATACCATCTTCTCTTGGTAACTTGACATTGTTGAACCGTGTATCCTTCAAGGAGAATTTCTTGTATGGAGAGATACCTCAAAGTCTGAGTAATTGGAAAAACTTGCTAAGCTTAGATCTTTCTTCCAACAATCTCAACGGCTCAATACCTCGAGATGTTATTAGCCTTTCTTCCATTTCGATTTTCTTTAACATGTCACACAATGGTTTTACGGGTCCTATTCCTCTGGAAGTTGGCTCTCTCATAAATCTCAAGGACTTGGACTTGTCTCACAATAGATTATCAGGACCAATACCAAGAACTTTCAGCAGCTGCATCATGCTACAACGCCTCCACCTGGAAAGAAATTCTCTTGAAGGAGAGATACCTGCTGGGCTTAGTGCTTTGAAGGGACTGCAAGAATTGGATCTTTCACAGAATAACTTATCAGGTTCTATCCCAAGTTTTCTAGCTAACGAGTTGAATCTGATAAGTTTGAATCTGTCCTTCAATAGGCTGCAAGGAGAAGTGCCAACACAAGGAGTGTTTCAGAATGGAAGTGCGATTTCACTTGAAGGAAACGACAACTTATGTGGAAGGATTGCTTCGTTAAAGCTTCCTCCTTGCCCATCTACAAATTTCAAGAAGAAACACTTCTCAAATCTCTGGAAAATCTTGATCTCTGTGTTGGGTGCAGGGGCCATATGCCTCACGCTCTCAATATGCATCTGCATATTCGTCTATAGAAGACGAATATCACAGGAGGCTCAGTATTCAGTGCCATCACTTCCTGAGTCCTTCTTAAGGTTATCCTTTGAAGATCTTGCGAAAGCCACAGATGGATTCTCCGAAGCTAATTTGCTCGGTTCTGGAAGATTTGGGTCTGTTTACGAAGGAATTCTTGAAGACAAACAAATGTCTGTAGCAGTGAAGGTTCTCAATCTTGAAATCAAAGGAGCTTCCAAAAGCTTCACCTCAGAATGCAATGCAATAAGAGGGATCAGACATAGAAACCTTTTGAAAATACTGAGTGTATGTGAAAGCACAGACTCCCAGGGGAACAACTTTAAGGCATTGGTTTATGAATTTATGGCTTACGGAAGTTTGGACAAATGGTTGCATAATGATTATGcaaaaaatgaaattgaaaGCAGTAAAAATCTTAGCCTAGCTCAGAGATTGAATATTGCCATCGACGTTGCATCAGCAGTCGAATACTTACACAATGGCACTGATTCTGTCGTCGTTCATGGTGATTTGAAGCCGAGTAACATTCTATTGGATGAACACTTAACCGCCCACGTCGGGGACTTTGGCTTGGCCAAAGTGATATCCAATATATGTCCGCCGAATGAAACAAGCACCAACTCAGTGGCGATCAAGGGTACCATTGGTTATATTCCCCCTG AGTATGGCATGACAAATGACATCTCAATACAAGGGGACATATACAGTTGTGGGATTTTTCTATTGGAGATGATCACGAACATCAGACCAACAGACGATGCAGCGTTTGGTGGCCATTCGAACCTACACGATTTAGTTAGCCATGCTTTGCAAAGCCAGGAGACAGATCGAATCATTCCACGAGAACACACGGATAGTAAAATAAAGAATTGTATGACTTGTATTCTTGAAATTGGAGTAGCATGTTCCAAGGAATCGCCTAAAGATCGAATGCAGATGAATGATGTAGTTAGAAAGTTGCATGACATTCAGAAGGCTTATTTAGCCTGA